Genomic window (Candidatus Neomarinimicrobiota bacterium):
CCACTTATTTTCAAGGTAAAATGCTTCATCCAATGGAGAATCTTTTTCCGGTCCTCCGAGCGGACCATATTGCATGGAATGTCACCGGATAAGCCTGTCTGACTAAGGCATACGGGGCCCAGGGCTTCCGGCAGAAGGAATCGAAAGACATTTTTGAGTTTCTTATTTCCATGTGTTGTAAATTCCCGGATCAGGCGTCTGTCCAGGCTTTTTTCATCCAGGGCCGGTTTAAAATCTATTTCAAGAGAGATGCATTTGTTTTTTCGAAGAGACAAAACAATTTCCCGGCTGAGTGTCAGAATCACCGGACCGGACAGGCCGAAATGTGTAAAGAGAAATTCTCCGAACATTGATGCAGTTTTTTCCCCCTGTGTGTATACCGATACCCGGGCATTTTTTATACTGAGTCCTTTAAGTCCATAGAAATCTCCCTGTTCGGTGACAAGAGGCACCAGGGCCGGGGCAGGGGGGATGATGGTATGACCGGCCTGAAGTGCCAGTTTGAACCCGTCTCCCGTTGATCCTGTGGCAGGATAACTGGCCCCGCCGGTGGCAATAAGTACAGCCGAAGCATTGTAAAGTTGTGCTCCTTTTGTTGTCCGGCATGAAACGGCGTGAATCATACCATCTTTGATGATGAGAGAGTCAGCCGCGTGATGATAAAGGATATTTACATGATGTTTGATTGCCCATTCCGTGAGTTTATCCGCAATTTCATGGGCATTTTGGGAGGAAGGGAAAATCCGTCCGCCCCGTTCTTCTGTCAAACTGATATGCAGCTCATTCTGAAAAAAGTCTAATAGCTCATCCGTGAAAAAACGCGAAAAAGCGGAATATAAAAATTTCCCCTGTGTTCCAAAGGCCTTGATAAACTCTCCCTTAGGACGGCTGTTACTCACATTGCATCGTCCTTTTCCTGTTATACGCAGTTTATTGCCGGTTTTTCCCATTTTTTCCAGCAATGTAACCGGCAGGCCTGCCTTACCAAGTTTTCCCGCGGCGATAAGCCCCGCCGGACCGCCACCCACAATTACAATATCTCCTGTTTTCATGCCATAACTTATATAAAATGTTTGAAAAGTCTGAATAAAGCTCTCTTTTAACAGGACCTTTTTGTGATAATCGTCATGATGAAACCTCTGTTAACAAGGATTTTATACAATTATCTACGATAATTGATACAGGATTCATATATTTAATAAAACTTAAAAATGGAGGTCATAGATGAGAAAAAGATTGATATACGGATTAATGCTCCTGTTCATGATGGTGTCCATGTTGTCGGCTGGCATTGCAAGTGTCATTAAGACAAAAGGTGATGTAAAACTTTTACCTGCCGGCAGCTTTGATTTACTGACAGTTGAAGTCGGGACACAGTTGGAGAACGGGGATGTAATTCAAACGGCATCAGATGGTTTTGCAGTTATTATGTTTAATGATGATAAAACCCTTTTAAAGCTGCGTGAGAATGCACAAATCACGCTCAACGATGAGATACCCTCCAGAACGGTGGAAATGGATAAAGGGGAAAGTTTATTTGAAGTAACCCCCGGAGCCCTGAAGGAATTCAGGGTCCAGACTCCGGTATCTGTCGCATCAGTAAAAGGGACCAAGTTCTGGGTGGTTTGTCAGGAAAATGAGGACAGGATTTTCACAACAGAGGGTACGGTTGAGGTTTTTAACACTCTGTCAGGACAGACGGGTACCGTCACCCGGGGACAGGTATGTATCAATACAACCGTTGGTGATATGCAGATCAGAAATTATTCAGCCTCAGAGCTTCCCGATGAATCGGTATTTAATTCCATGATGGAAGAACCTGTGCAAGAAGATACCCCTCAAAAAGAGCCTGAAGAGGAAACAGAGCCTGTGGATCGATCCGAAACAACCATTACTCCTGCGCAACCCATTACGACACCTCAAATGGAGGAAACAACTGAAATGCCCGTTGAAACCGGAGAAGAAGAAGCAGAACCGGAAAAACAGCCTGAAGATGGTGAAGGGAAAAACTATGGCGTTGGTCTGGGAGTGGGGTCTGTAACCATCAATGGGAAACTCTACAACCAGATCGCTGCAAGACCCACATTGCAACTGGGAAAACTTGGAGTGGGTTTGG
Coding sequences:
- a CDS encoding NAD(P)/FAD-dependent oxidoreductase: MKTGDIVIVGGGPAGLIAAGKLGKAGLPVTLLEKMGKTGNKLRITGKGRCNVSNSRPKGEFIKAFGTQGKFLYSAFSRFFTDELLDFFQNELHISLTEERGGRIFPSSQNAHEIADKLTEWAIKHHVNILYHHAADSLIIKDGMIHAVSCRTTKGAQLYNASAVLIATGGASYPATGSTGDGFKLALQAGHTIIPPAPALVPLVTEQGDFYGLKGLSIKNARVSVYTQGEKTASMFGEFLFTHFGLSGPVILTLSREIVLSLRKNKCISLEIDFKPALDEKSLDRRLIREFTTHGNKKLKNVFRFLLPEALGPVCLSQTGLSGDIPCNMVRSEDRKKILHWMKHFTLKISGYRSLEEAIVTQGGVNLKEVEPATLRSKLIPNLYFAGEVLDLDADTGGYNLQAAFSTGWCAAEDIILSSTQP